Proteins encoded within one genomic window of Sphingomonas sp. KRR8:
- a CDS encoding type III PLP-dependent enzyme has product MHKHHRALGLASAPFGPAVVSGAAEIAKSKPVQPVTLLRPHAARRAARFFVEKFPGRSLYAVKANPSPDLLQVLWDGGVTHYDVASIGEVRLVAGTLPQATLCFMHPVKAEEAIAEAYFQHGVKTFSLDSMEELDKIVSATSTEGVAATDLNLLVRLRVSSEHAKLSLASKFGAAADEQKALLMAARQAADALGLCFHVGSQAMTPAAYAEAMARVRNAIVEAAVTVDIVDVGGGFPSSYPGMEPPALETYFAVIHEAFEKLPISYSAELWCEPGRALCAEYASVLVRVEKRRGDELYINDGAYGTLFDAAHIAWRFPVALVREPESDTRPMPFSFYGPTCDDLDRMAGPFELPADVQAGDYIEIGMLGAYGSAMRTGFNGFGSATASAVIVTDEPMASLYAAVTREDQRSNVVKL; this is encoded by the coding sequence GCCGGTGCAGCCGGTCACGCTTCTTCGTCCGCATGCCGCCCGCCGTGCCGCCCGCTTCTTCGTGGAGAAGTTTCCGGGCCGTTCGCTCTATGCGGTCAAGGCCAATCCCTCCCCTGACCTGCTGCAGGTGCTCTGGGACGGCGGGGTCACGCATTATGACGTGGCGTCGATTGGCGAGGTGCGGCTGGTCGCGGGCACGCTGCCGCAAGCGACCCTGTGCTTCATGCACCCGGTCAAGGCCGAGGAAGCGATTGCCGAGGCTTATTTTCAGCATGGCGTGAAGACCTTCAGCCTCGACAGCATGGAGGAGCTCGACAAGATCGTGTCGGCGACGTCGACCGAGGGTGTGGCGGCTACCGACCTCAACCTGCTGGTCCGCCTCCGGGTGTCGAGCGAGCATGCCAAGCTCAGCCTCGCGTCGAAGTTTGGCGCCGCGGCAGACGAGCAGAAGGCGCTGCTGATGGCCGCTCGCCAGGCGGCGGACGCGCTCGGCCTTTGCTTTCATGTCGGTAGCCAGGCGATGACCCCTGCCGCTTACGCCGAGGCGATGGCACGCGTCCGCAACGCGATCGTCGAGGCGGCGGTTACGGTCGACATTGTCGACGTCGGCGGCGGTTTCCCGTCCTCCTATCCGGGAATGGAGCCGCCGGCGCTCGAAACCTATTTCGCCGTGATCCACGAAGCGTTCGAGAAGCTGCCGATCAGCTACTCGGCCGAACTATGGTGCGAGCCCGGTCGCGCGCTGTGCGCGGAATATGCCAGCGTCCTGGTGCGGGTCGAAAAGCGCCGCGGTGACGAGCTGTACATCAACGACGGTGCCTATGGGACGCTGTTCGATGCGGCGCACATCGCCTGGCGCTTTCCGGTGGCACTGGTTCGTGAGCCGGAGTCGGACACCCGCCCGATGCCATTCAGCTTTTACGGGCCGACCTGCGACGACCTCGATCGCATGGCGGGACCGTTTGAGCTGCCAGCCGACGTTCAGGCGGGTGACTATATCGAGATCGGCATGCTCGGCGCTTACGGGTCGGCCATGCGAACCGGTTTCAACGGCTTCGGGTCGGCGACCGCGAGTGCGGTGATCGTCACCGATGAACCGATGGCCAGCCTCTACGCTGCGGTGACCCGTGAGGATCAGCGCTCGAACGTGGTGAAGCTGTAA
- a CDS encoding deoxyhypusine synthase, which produces MNTETKINDTRKAELLSSTVEHIDITKFDARPIVDAMGKMSFTSRDLSRATGIYNQMLADPDCSVILVIAGSTSAGGCMDLYAELVRSNMVDAIVATGASIVDMDFFEALGHKHYQALEIPDDDTLRSLYIDRIYDTYIDETQLQDCDFTIGRIADSLEPKPYSSRAFIREMGKWLSEGNAKKEGSLVQLAYEHDVPIFCPAFVDSSAGFGLVKHQVDRMKEGKPYMVLDAIADFRELTDIKIKAGTTGLLMIGGGVPKNFTQDTVVCAEILGHDDVEVHKYAVQITVADVRDGACSSSTLQEAASWGKVSTALEQMVFAEATSVLPLLASDAYHRGHWKTRAKRAFAKLFD; this is translated from the coding sequence ATGAACACCGAGACCAAGATCAACGACACGCGCAAGGCCGAGCTCCTGTCGAGCACGGTCGAGCACATCGACATCACCAAGTTCGATGCCCGCCCGATCGTCGATGCGATGGGCAAGATGAGCTTCACCAGCCGCGACCTGTCGCGCGCGACCGGCATCTACAATCAGATGCTGGCCGACCCGGACTGCTCCGTCATCCTGGTGATCGCCGGCTCGACCTCGGCCGGCGGCTGCATGGATCTCTATGCCGAGCTCGTCCGCTCCAACATGGTCGACGCCATCGTCGCCACCGGCGCATCGATCGTCGACATGGATTTCTTCGAAGCGCTTGGCCACAAGCACTATCAAGCGCTTGAAATCCCTGACGATGACACGCTGCGCTCGCTCTACATCGACCGCATCTACGACACCTACATCGACGAGACGCAGCTGCAGGACTGTGACTTCACGATCGGCCGGATCGCCGACAGCCTGGAGCCCAAGCCCTATTCCAGCCGCGCGTTCATCCGCGAGATGGGCAAGTGGCTAAGCGAAGGCAACGCCAAGAAGGAAGGCAGCCTCGTCCAGCTCGCTTACGAGCATGACGTGCCGATCTTCTGCCCGGCGTTCGTCGACAGCTCGGCCGGCTTCGGGCTGGTCAAGCACCAGGTCGACCGGATGAAGGAAGGAAAGCCGTACATGGTGCTCGACGCCATCGCGGACTTCCGCGAGCTGACGGACATCAAGATCAAGGCGGGCACTACTGGGCTGCTGATGATCGGCGGCGGCGTGCCGAAGAACTTCACACAGGACACCGTCGTCTGTGCGGAGATCCTCGGCCACGACGATGTCGAGGTGCACAAGTATGCCGTGCAGATTACCGTCGCGGACGTGCGCGACGGCGCCTGTTCTTCCTCGACCCTTCAGGAAGCGGCGAGCTGGGGCAAGGTTTCGACCGCGCTTGAACAGATGGTGTTCGCTGAAGCGACGTCGGTACTGCCGCTGCTGGCTTCTGACGCCTACCATCGTGGGCACTGGAAGACCCGCGCCAAACGGGCATTCGCCAAGCTGTTCGACTAA
- a CDS encoding MAPEG family protein, translating into MSQAPLAAPMLALLGWTMVIFFWMYLTRIPAMMKAGIDLKGLRGGTGSTLDEVLPKEVQWKAHNYNHLLEQPPLFYAVCLLLMVMCAEGRVAVWLAWAYVVLRVAHSLVQVTSNIVRYRFGLFFLASLALFGLILLAALALLA; encoded by the coding sequence ATGTCTCAAGCACCACTTGCAGCGCCGATGCTGGCACTGCTCGGCTGGACGATGGTCATCTTCTTCTGGATGTACCTGACGCGCATCCCGGCCATGATGAAGGCCGGGATCGACCTCAAGGGCCTGCGCGGCGGCACTGGCAGCACTCTGGACGAGGTGCTGCCGAAGGAAGTGCAGTGGAAGGCGCACAACTATAACCACCTGCTGGAGCAGCCGCCGCTGTTCTACGCGGTGTGCCTGCTGCTGATGGTGATGTGCGCGGAAGGCCGGGTGGCAGTGTGGCTCGCCTGGGCATATGTCGTGCTGCGGGTGGCGCATAGCCTGGTGCAGGTGACGTCGAACATCGTCAGGTACCGCTTTGGACTGTTCTTCCTGGCGAGCCTTGCGCTGTTCGGCCTGATCCTGCTCGCCGCCCTCGCCCTGCTCGCCTAG
- a CDS encoding glycosyltransferase, giving the protein MPERSVFHDPTGRRRKRFTLAATLFVLLNLLAAAALFASIRLLPAEPPLPIALERGKPLPPPRQSLLRRTSLSIDHAFQRLLGTRPPSARRVGALPAASAAAALGQRVSVGFYTPWDPSSVASLKQHVDDLDWLAPVWVTVNGPDHRLQALPDTAGRAIINSAAHRPLILPVIQNAANGLFDGPNTARLLASPMLRKQLLDRLEPFLVANHASGMLFDLEELDPAAQANFRLLLGEARKRFAARHWIIAMAAPVGADWNLRAFARVADRIFLMAYDEHSNDGEPGPIASQVWWANQVHAALLQLPRDKVVVTLGNYAYDWHGKGGEPLSVEEAWQEAAESDAVPTWDQASGNSTFAFDDEQGQRHTVWILDGASAFNQLSLLERAGVRNVALWRMGGEDPSIWSAFGRSGKRPLNAGALQSLPEVSNVDVEDNGEILRIASLPSPGRRQITVGQNGLISNVAFQQLPKPYTISRTGARPGLVALTFDDGPDRRWTPRILDILKADHVPATFFIVGENGLTEYGLLRRMIAEGHEIGSHTYTHPNLATVGRSRTLFELNATQRLFQAFTGRSLKLFRAPYFGDAEPTTADEIGPALEAQQRGYISVGLHVDSEDWRRPGVPAIVRNVVDGVLSANAERSANIVLMHDSGGDRAETIAALPQIIAQLKARGYRFVPVSELAGLTPAQAMPTLSTADQATAQFSLFLFLALGFLITSLGVLFAVALALGVARAVALSGLALLNARRELARVRPPIDPATFVTVLIPAYNEEAVIERSVRTVLASTHVRLEVIVIDDGSKDRTSAIVREQFGKEPRVRLLTLENGGKARALNQGLAIAGGEVVIALDADTQFESTTIARLARWFAADPRLGAVAGNAKVGNRVNLVTRWQALEYVTAQNLERRALAWLGAMTVVPGAVGAWRRAAIADVGGYPADTLAEDQDLTIAVQRAGWQVTYDQSAVAWTEAPHTIRQLARQRFRWAFGTIQCLWKHKGVMATGEPRGLAFIGLPQAILFQLLFALVSPLIDLALIVSVTTTALSIHDHGLTYVQGDLSRMATFWLLFAAIDLVAGLIAFALERREKWRLIVWLLPMRFVYRQIMYYVVIKATVQALRGPKVGWTTVARRGSVEMAPTAPRRVLEPSD; this is encoded by the coding sequence ATGCCCGAACGCAGCGTCTTTCACGATCCAACCGGACGGCGGCGCAAGCGCTTCACGCTTGCCGCCACCCTGTTCGTGCTTCTGAACCTGCTCGCCGCGGCCGCCCTGTTCGCCTCCATCCGCCTGCTCCCGGCCGAGCCGCCGCTGCCAATCGCACTGGAACGTGGCAAGCCGCTCCCGCCTCCGCGCCAAAGCCTGCTGCGCCGGACCAGCCTCAGTATCGACCACGCATTCCAGCGTCTGCTCGGAACGCGGCCACCCAGCGCGCGCAGGGTCGGCGCACTACCCGCCGCGAGCGCCGCGGCGGCACTCGGCCAAAGGGTGAGCGTGGGTTTCTACACGCCGTGGGACCCCAGTTCGGTGGCCTCGCTCAAGCAGCATGTCGATGATCTCGACTGGCTCGCACCCGTATGGGTGACCGTGAACGGCCCGGATCATCGCCTGCAGGCCCTGCCGGACACTGCCGGACGTGCAATCATCAACAGTGCAGCCCACCGGCCGCTCATCCTGCCCGTCATCCAGAACGCCGCCAACGGTCTGTTCGACGGACCGAACACGGCCCGCCTGCTCGCCAGCCCCATGCTTCGCAAGCAATTGCTCGATCGGCTTGAACCGTTCCTCGTCGCGAACCACGCCTCGGGAATGCTGTTCGACCTCGAGGAGCTGGATCCCGCGGCACAGGCCAACTTCCGCCTGCTGCTCGGCGAAGCCAGGAAGCGCTTTGCCGCCCGCCACTGGATCATCGCCATGGCGGCTCCGGTCGGCGCCGATTGGAACCTGCGCGCTTTCGCCCGGGTAGCGGACCGCATCTTCCTCATGGCCTATGACGAGCATAGCAATGACGGCGAGCCTGGCCCGATTGCCTCGCAGGTTTGGTGGGCCAACCAGGTCCACGCCGCCTTGCTCCAGCTACCGCGCGACAAGGTGGTCGTGACGCTCGGCAATTATGCCTACGATTGGCACGGCAAGGGCGGTGAGCCGCTGTCGGTCGAGGAAGCGTGGCAGGAGGCTGCCGAGAGCGACGCCGTTCCGACCTGGGATCAGGCGAGTGGCAATTCCACCTTCGCCTTCGATGATGAGCAGGGACAGCGCCACACCGTCTGGATCCTCGACGGCGCGAGCGCCTTCAACCAGCTGAGCCTGCTCGAGCGGGCAGGGGTCCGCAACGTCGCGCTCTGGCGTATGGGCGGCGAGGACCCGTCCATCTGGTCCGCATTCGGCCGATCCGGCAAGCGCCCGCTCAACGCCGGCGCACTGCAATCCTTGCCCGAGGTCAGCAATGTCGACGTCGAGGACAATGGCGAGATTCTCCGCATCGCCTCGCTGCCTTCCCCTGGGCGGCGGCAGATCACCGTCGGACAGAACGGGCTCATCAGCAACGTCGCTTTTCAGCAGCTGCCAAAGCCCTACACCATCAGCCGCACCGGCGCCCGGCCAGGCCTTGTCGCACTGACGTTCGACGACGGCCCCGACCGGCGCTGGACCCCTCGCATTCTCGATATCCTGAAAGCCGATCACGTCCCTGCGACGTTCTTTATCGTCGGCGAGAATGGGCTGACCGAATATGGGCTGCTCCGGCGGATGATCGCGGAAGGGCATGAGATCGGCAGCCACACCTACACTCACCCGAACCTGGCGACCGTCGGCAGAAGCCGCACGCTGTTCGAGTTGAATGCGACCCAGCGGCTGTTCCAGGCTTTCACCGGTCGTTCGTTGAAGCTGTTCCGGGCACCCTATTTCGGCGATGCCGAGCCGACCACCGCGGACGAAATCGGGCCAGCACTCGAGGCGCAGCAGCGCGGCTACATCAGCGTTGGCCTGCACGTCGACAGCGAGGACTGGCGCCGTCCCGGGGTTCCGGCGATCGTTCGCAACGTCGTCGATGGCGTGCTCAGCGCCAATGCCGAGCGAAGCGCCAATATCGTCCTGATGCATGACAGCGGCGGCGACCGCGCCGAAACGATCGCCGCACTTCCGCAGATCATCGCCCAGCTCAAGGCGCGCGGTTACCGGTTCGTGCCGGTGTCGGAACTCGCTGGGCTTACCCCCGCGCAAGCGATGCCAACCCTCAGCACTGCTGATCAGGCAACCGCGCAATTTTCCCTGTTCCTGTTTCTGGCTCTTGGCTTCCTGATCACCAGCCTGGGCGTGCTCTTCGCCGTGGCGCTGGCCCTCGGCGTGGCGCGAGCGGTGGCGCTGAGCGGCCTGGCGCTGCTCAACGCCCGCCGTGAGCTCGCGCGAGTGCGCCCGCCGATCGATCCGGCAACCTTCGTCACGGTTCTGATTCCGGCCTACAATGAGGAAGCGGTGATCGAGCGCTCTGTTCGCACCGTCCTCGCCAGCACCCACGTGCGCCTCGAAGTGATCGTGATCGACGACGGCTCGAAGGATCGCACCTCCGCCATCGTCCGTGAGCAGTTCGGAAAGGAGCCGCGGGTTCGCCTCCTGACCCTCGAGAACGGCGGCAAGGCCCGCGCCTTGAACCAGGGTCTTGCCATCGCCGGGGGCGAGGTCGTCATCGCTCTCGACGCGGATACGCAGTTCGAGTCGACGACCATCGCGCGGCTCGCCCGCTGGTTCGCGGCAGACCCCAGGCTTGGCGCCGTCGCGGGCAATGCAAAGGTCGGCAATCGGGTCAATCTCGTCACCCGCTGGCAGGCGCTGGAATATGTGACTGCTCAGAACCTCGAGCGGCGCGCCCTGGCCTGGCTTGGCGCAATGACCGTGGTGCCGGGCGCGGTGGGCGCCTGGCGCCGTGCGGCGATCGCCGACGTCGGTGGCTACCCTGCGGATACGCTCGCTGAGGACCAGGACCTCACCATCGCCGTCCAGCGTGCCGGCTGGCAGGTCACCTACGATCAATCCGCCGTCGCCTGGACCGAGGCGCCCCACACCATCAGGCAACTCGCCCGCCAGCGCTTCCGCTGGGCGTTCGGCACCATCCAGTGCCTGTGGAAGCACAAGGGTGTCATGGCCACCGGCGAGCCGCGCGGTTTGGCGTTCATCGGACTACCTCAGGCCATCCTCTTTCAGCTGCTGTTTGCCCTCGTCTCGCCGCTGATCGACCTCGCGCTTATCGTCAGCGTCACGACGACTGCGCTGTCGATCCACGATCATGGGCTGACCTATGTGCAGGGCGACCTCAGCCGGATGGCGACCTTCTGGCTGCTGTTCGCCGCGATCGACCTCGTCGCGGGACTGATCGCCTTCGCACTCGAACGGCGCGAGAAGTGGCGCCTGATCGTGTGGCTGCTGCCCATGCGCTTCGTCTACCGGCAGATCATGTATTATGTGGTGATCAAGGCGACCGTGCAGGCGCTGCGCGGGCCCAAGGTGGGCTGGACCACCGTTGCCCGCCGCGGCTCCGTGGAGATGGCTCCCACGGCCCCGCGGCGGGTGCTCGAACCGTCAGACTAG
- a CDS encoding MAPEG family protein, with translation MHNPLLGPVVALVIWTLLMLVWLAATRLPALKRAGIEPPPGSRGVDLERAVPGKVNWPAHNYAHLHEQPTLFYAIVLTLVAMGDHMTLNLALAWAYVAIRIVHSLVQATSNVVRVRFALFMLSTLCLAALTLHATISLLHG, from the coding sequence ATGCACAATCCGTTGCTGGGCCCGGTGGTAGCCCTCGTGATCTGGACCCTTCTGATGCTGGTGTGGCTGGCCGCGACGCGCTTGCCGGCGTTGAAGCGCGCCGGAATCGAACCGCCGCCCGGGAGCCGCGGCGTCGATCTGGAGCGGGCAGTGCCGGGCAAGGTGAACTGGCCGGCCCACAATTACGCGCATCTTCATGAACAGCCCACGCTGTTTTATGCCATCGTGCTGACCCTGGTCGCCATGGGCGATCACATGACGCTGAACCTCGCTTTGGCATGGGCGTATGTGGCGATCAGGATCGTTCACAGCCTGGTGCAGGCGACCAGCAACGTCGTTCGGGTCAGGTTCGCGCTGTTCATGCTCTCGACCCTGTGCCTCGCCGCCCTGACGCTGCACGCGACGATCAGCCTGCTCCACGGCTGA
- a CDS encoding class I SAM-dependent RNA methyltransferase: MSETIVRIAAGGDGVTGSGRHFALAAPGDTIDDTGALSPGPHHQVPPCRHFPECGGCQLQHVDDAAYSAYLVDRVAGALAQHDLATDIRDPHLSPPRSRRRATLRALRAGKGVVLGFNAERSHRVIDMRECHVLLPEMFALVAPLRSLLATLLGRKAAGEVRMTLCDQGVDVALSGVVAEGLAAAEALTDFADRYALARLSLDEGFGPEVRYEPRPATVTLSGTPVALPPGAFLQATEDGEGALVAAVLDAVSQPSRSADLFAGLGTFTLALPGQVYAAEAARDAVLALKAARPGQPAEHRDLYRRPLTAEELAGFDSVVLDPPRAGAEAQVRELAGSMVPRLAYVSCNPATFARDARLLVDGGFALDWVKPVGQFRWSTHIELAAAFSRGAG, from the coding sequence GTGAGCGAAACCATCGTCCGGATCGCCGCAGGCGGCGACGGTGTCACTGGCTCGGGACGCCACTTCGCGCTCGCCGCGCCTGGCGACACGATCGACGACACCGGCGCCCTCAGCCCTGGGCCCCACCACCAGGTGCCGCCATGCCGTCACTTTCCCGAGTGCGGCGGATGCCAGCTCCAGCATGTCGATGACGCGGCCTACAGCGCGTATCTGGTCGATCGCGTCGCCGGTGCGCTTGCCCAGCACGACCTCGCAACAGACATTCGCGACCCTCATCTGTCTCCACCGCGGAGCCGCCGTCGAGCCACGCTGCGTGCGCTGAGGGCAGGGAAGGGGGTCGTTCTCGGCTTCAACGCTGAACGCTCGCATCGCGTGATCGATATGCGCGAATGTCACGTTCTTCTCCCCGAGATGTTCGCGCTGGTGGCCCCGCTGCGCTCGCTGCTCGCGACGTTGCTCGGCCGTAAGGCAGCTGGCGAAGTGCGAATGACCCTTTGTGATCAGGGTGTCGACGTGGCGCTCAGCGGCGTGGTGGCAGAGGGCCTTGCCGCCGCGGAGGCGTTGACCGACTTTGCCGATCGCTATGCGCTCGCACGGCTCAGCCTCGATGAAGGCTTCGGCCCCGAGGTCCGCTACGAACCCAGACCCGCGACGGTAACCCTTTCAGGCACTCCCGTCGCGCTGCCGCCCGGCGCTTTCCTTCAGGCAACGGAAGATGGCGAGGGCGCGCTGGTCGCCGCCGTGCTCGACGCCGTTAGCCAGCCCAGCCGAAGCGCGGACCTGTTCGCCGGGCTCGGCACCTTCACGCTGGCGCTGCCCGGACAGGTCTATGCCGCCGAAGCGGCGCGCGACGCCGTGCTCGCGCTTAAAGCGGCGCGACCAGGCCAGCCGGCCGAGCACCGCGACCTGTACCGCCGGCCGCTCACGGCTGAAGAACTGGCCGGATTTGACTCTGTCGTGCTCGATCCGCCACGCGCCGGCGCCGAGGCCCAAGTGCGCGAGCTTGCCGGTTCGATGGTGCCACGCCTTGCTTACGTCAGCTGCAATCCCGCGACCTTCGCCCGCGATGCGCGGCTGTTGGTGGACGGCGGCTTTGCGCTCGACTGGGTCAAGCCGGTGGGCCAGTTCCGCTGGTCAACCCATATCGAACTGGCCGCCGCCTTCAGCCGTGGAGCAGGCTGA
- a CDS encoding NAD(P)H-hydrate dehydratase, with protein sequence MRPILTAAAMRTAEEQAIAAGTSIETLMGRAGASLALAVLRFAGPEPTLVLCGPGNNGGDGYVAARHLAAAGVDVRIAAMAEPVTDVARWARGLWSGPVERLENAKPASVLVDCLFGTGLKRGLEDVVQQRLCDLSRRSQLTVCADLPSGVEADSGAILSAVPKAHLTVSFGALKPAHRLMPAMACTGRLVLADIGIAADLRWHEITRPELPPIAPDAHKYNRGLVHALAGKMPGAIALAASAAARTGAGYVRVSTSRVIEHLPAAVVQTDTATLADPRIGCILVGPGMGDLPQILTLALTSHAPKVIDADGIGQIGEPERLRGQDAIVTPHAGEFAKLFGDLPGTKAEQALAAAERSGAVIVFKGPDTLVASPDGRLGFAPPAPSWLATAGTGDVLAGMIAALRARGLPAFEAASAGVWLHGRAAERAGPAMIADDLLASIPLVL encoded by the coding sequence ATGCGCCCGATCCTGACCGCCGCTGCCATGCGCACTGCCGAAGAGCAGGCGATCGCGGCCGGCACCAGCATCGAGACACTCATGGGGCGTGCCGGGGCAAGCCTTGCCCTGGCCGTTCTGCGGTTCGCGGGCCCGGAGCCCACTTTGGTTCTCTGCGGACCGGGTAATAACGGCGGCGACGGCTATGTCGCTGCCCGCCACCTTGCCGCTGCCGGAGTGGATGTCCGCATTGCCGCCATGGCCGAGCCGGTCACGGACGTGGCGCGATGGGCGCGTGGCCTATGGTCCGGGCCTGTCGAGCGCCTTGAGAATGCCAAGCCGGCGAGCGTGTTGGTCGATTGCCTGTTTGGAACGGGTCTGAAGCGCGGTCTGGAAGATGTTGTCCAGCAACGTTTATGTGATCTTTCGCGCCGTTCGCAGCTGACCGTTTGCGCGGATCTGCCAAGCGGCGTCGAAGCGGACAGTGGTGCCATTCTCTCCGCTGTCCCAAAGGCCCACCTCACGGTCAGCTTCGGCGCTCTCAAGCCGGCACATCGCCTCATGCCAGCGATGGCGTGCACGGGCCGGCTGGTGCTCGCCGACATCGGCATCGCCGCTGATCTGCGCTGGCACGAAATCACCCGCCCCGAACTTCCGCCGATTGCTCCCGATGCCCACAAGTATAATCGCGGGCTCGTCCATGCCTTGGCCGGCAAGATGCCCGGGGCGATCGCACTCGCCGCCAGCGCCGCTGCGCGCACCGGCGCCGGCTATGTGCGTGTTTCGACCAGCCGCGTGATCGAGCATCTCCCTGCCGCAGTGGTCCAGACCGATACCGCTACCCTGGCCGATCCGCGCATCGGCTGCATCCTGGTTGGCCCGGGCATGGGGGACCTGCCACAGATCCTCACCTTGGCGCTCACCAGCCATGCCCCCAAGGTGATCGATGCCGATGGGATCGGGCAGATCGGTGAGCCCGAGCGACTGCGTGGCCAGGATGCGATCGTCACCCCCCATGCGGGTGAGTTCGCCAAGCTGTTCGGGGACTTGCCCGGCACCAAGGCCGAACAGGCGCTCGCCGCCGCCGAGCGCTCGGGTGCCGTGATTGTCTTCAAGGGTCCCGACACCCTCGTCGCGTCGCCCGACGGTCGGCTCGGTTTTGCCCCGCCGGCCCCAAGCTGGCTTGCGACCGCCGGCACGGGAGACGTGCTTGCCGGAATGATCGCCGCTCTTCGCGCGCGTGGGCTCCCTGCGTTCGAGGCCGCAAGCGCCGGCGTGTGGTTGCATGGTCGTGCCGCCGAGCGGGCCGGACCAGCGATGATCGCCGACGACCTGCTCGCGTCCATCCCGCTGGTCCTGTGA
- a CDS encoding 4-(cytidine 5'-diphospho)-2-C-methyl-D-erythritol kinase, whose amino-acid sequence MSDVARWSEVAPAKVNLALHVRGRLPDGRHALETIFAFCTDGDRLWGEPAPELSLTITGPFAAMLDDGADNLVHRAATALASEARVGRGARLVLDKRLPVAAGLGGGSADAAAALRLLTAMWSIDPAIAERVAPELGADVPACLLSLTSRGTGAGDQLQLVDAGVADMPVLLVNPRQALSTGLVFAAWDGQDRGPLGDWRMGRNDLEAPARNLVPAIGLVLNWLRERPGAQYVRMSGSGATCFALFADEAARDAAAAACPTAWWHLASVLR is encoded by the coding sequence GTGAGCGACGTCGCCCGCTGGAGCGAGGTCGCGCCGGCCAAGGTCAACCTCGCGCTGCACGTGCGTGGGCGGCTTCCAGACGGTCGCCATGCGCTTGAAACGATTTTCGCCTTTTGCACGGACGGCGACCGACTGTGGGGTGAGCCCGCGCCTGAACTGTCGCTGACGATCACCGGTCCATTCGCTGCCATGCTCGATGACGGTGCAGACAATCTGGTCCACCGCGCCGCAACGGCTCTGGCCAGCGAGGCGCGGGTAGGTCGGGGAGCGCGGCTGGTCCTCGACAAGCGCCTGCCGGTCGCTGCAGGGCTTGGTGGGGGATCGGCCGATGCCGCGGCGGCATTGCGTCTGCTGACGGCGATGTGGAGCATCGATCCGGCCATCGCCGAACGTGTTGCGCCTGAACTCGGCGCCGATGTCCCGGCCTGCCTGCTGTCGCTGACAAGCCGCGGCACAGGCGCGGGCGACCAGCTCCAACTCGTCGATGCGGGCGTCGCGGACATGCCGGTGCTGCTCGTCAACCCGCGCCAGGCACTCTCCACCGGGTTGGTCTTCGCCGCTTGGGACGGGCAGGACAGGGGGCCGCTGGGCGACTGGCGCATGGGGCGCAACGACCTTGAGGCACCCGCCAGGAACCTCGTCCCCGCGATCGGACTTGTGCTCAATTGGCTACGGGAGCGGCCCGGTGCGCAATACGTGCGCATGTCCGGCTCTGGCGCCACATGCTTCGCCCTCTTCGCTGACGAGGCTGCGCGGGACGCGGCCGCGGCCGCTTGTCCCACCGCCTGGTGGCACCTCGCGAGCGTGCTTCGCTAG